GCTATTTTTCCACAAGTGCTCTCCCGGTATCTATCTACATCCTTGTTCTGCTTCGAGGGGAATGTTCGCTATGCAGCCATTCTTGGTTATGTAGGCGCCGGAGGGATCGGTCTTCTCATCAAGGAGAACCTGGGCTGGCGTGATTATTCGAACGTTGGCATGATCGTTTTTGCACTGGTTATCACGGTATATATTATCGAATCCATCAGTGAACATTTCAGAAAAAAGTTAACATGAGGAGATCCATGCTATGACAACCATTGAGAAGCAATTGGGTGCTTCCCCTCGGAATCATCGATATATTTTGACGGTTACCATTATTGTACTGATTCTGTTCATCTGGTCACTAGACACTGTAAGCTTCGAGGACGTGAATCAAAAAGGAATTTCGATTGCATTAAATATATTAACAGGTATTGTGACTCCCGATCTCGAACTGCTGTTCAGTCTAACCGAGCAAGGAGTGCTCTACCTGCTGCTTCAAACGACAGCCATCGCCATACTGGGAACACTTGTCGGTGCCGTGCTGTCTGTTCCGCTCTCTTTTCTAGCAGCATCCAATATCGTACCAAAGCCTATCGCTTGGCTGACAAGGCTGCTGCTCATCATGATTCGAACGATTCCCGCACTTGTATATGGGCTCATGTTCATTGGGGTAACGGGACCCGGACCGTTTGCAGGCGTACTGACCATCGGACTAACCTCTATCGGCATGCTGTCCAAATTGTATGTTGACTCCATTGAAGAATTGGACAAGCAGGTACTGGAATCGATGACCTCTCTTGGCTGCAATACATTTGAGAAGATCCGATACGGTATCATCCCGCAGCTCTTTTCGCTGTTTATGTCGGTGACAATCTACCGTTTCGACATGAATATGCGTGAAGCCTCGATCCTGGGACTCGTTGGCGCAGGAGGAATCGGTGCCCCTCTCATCTTTGCGATGAATAGCTACCGCTGGAACCAAGTCGGCTCCATTCTGATTGGCTTAGTGATTTTTATCCTTCTCATCGAATGGATGTCCAATAGACTTCGCTCCAAGCTCGTTAATGGCTAATCTTTTGAATCAAATATACCCTTAAGTTAATCAGCTAAAGGTATTATGAAATTTGTTCTTTTATATCTAATAAATCATTGCAAGCCAAAAACCTCCGAATGCATTCGGAGGTTTTATTTACGATGTTCTGAGCGGGAGAGTACAGCTGGTTTAGTAGATCACTCTCCAATTGTTATTGCAGGAAGCATGTATGGTTTCTCGCTTCATGATATAGTCTGCCAAAATTTCCGTCATATCTGTCGGGATCTCCCGTACGACAGGCTTGTTCACCAGCATGGAGAAGTTCCCTCCCCCTCCTGCCCGATAGCTGTTCATGACCACTTCATATTCAGCGTCATCCGCTAATGAAGAGCCTTTGAATAACAGCTTCGTGACTCGGCTTCCTTCAGGTCTGGAAATGTCCAATTCATATTCGATTCCTTCCCACATGTCATAATTAAAATGCTG
This sequence is a window from Paenibacillus urinalis. Protein-coding genes within it:
- the phnE gene encoding phosphonate ABC transporter, permease protein PhnE; protein product: MTTIEKQLGASPRNHRYILTVTIIVLILFIWSLDTVSFEDVNQKGISIALNILTGIVTPDLELLFSLTEQGVLYLLLQTTAIAILGTLVGAVLSVPLSFLAASNIVPKPIAWLTRLLLIMIRTIPALVYGLMFIGVTGPGPFAGVLTIGLTSIGMLSKLYVDSIEELDKQVLESMTSLGCNTFEKIRYGIIPQLFSLFMSVTIYRFDMNMREASILGLVGAGGIGAPLIFAMNSYRWNQVGSILIGLVIFILLIEWMSNRLRSKLVNG